From a region of the Lactuca sativa cultivar Salinas chromosome 4, Lsat_Salinas_v11, whole genome shotgun sequence genome:
- the LOC111878516 gene encoding probable mannitol dehydrogenase: MGSKSPETEHPVKALGYAARDTSGVLSPINFSRRKTGDEDVRFKVLYCGVCHTDLHFVKNEWNNTKYPVIPGHEIVGVVTEVGSKVKKVKVGDHVGVGCIVGCCHSCNQCGANQEQYCSKMVHTYNDSSVVTYGGYSNHMVANEHFIVIWPKDYPLDGGAPLLCAGITVYSPIRYYGLDKPGMHVGVVGLGGLGHVAVKFLKALGVKVTVISTSPKKKEEAINTFGADSFLVSRDQAQMQSGVGSMDGIIDTVSADHPLVPLISLLKPNGKLVLVGAPTKPYELPAFPLLFGRKMVGGSFIGGIKETQEMIEFAAKHNITAAIERIPIEYINTAMERLQKSDVRYRFVIDIGNTLKAA; this comes from the exons ATGGGGAGTAAATCACCTGAGACGGAACATCCTGTTAAGGCCTTGGGCTACGCCGCTAGAGACACTTCTGGCGTACTCTCCCCCATTAACTTCTCCCGGAG GAAAACTGGAGATGAAGACGTAAGATTCAAAGTGTTGTACTGTGGAGTCTGCCACACTGATCTTCACTTTGTCAAGAATGAATGGAACAACACCAAGTACCCCGTGATCCCTGG ACATGAGATTGTGGGTGTGGTGACTGAGGTGGGCAGCAAGGTCAAAAAAGTCAAAGTAGGAGACCATGTCGGGGTGGGTTGTATCGTCGGGTGTTGCCATTCATGCAATCAATGTGGTGCTAATCAAGAACAATACTGCTCAAAAATGGTACACACATATAATGACTCTTCTGTGGTAACCTACGGTGGTTACTCTAACCACATGGTAGCCAATGAACACTTCATCGTCATATGGCCCAAAGACTACCCACTTGATGGTGGTGCGCCTCTTCTGTGTGCTGGAATCACTGTTTACAGCCCAATCCGATACTATGGGCTCGATAAGCCTGGGATGCATGTTGGTGTGGTAGGTCTTGGTGGGTTGGGTCATGTAGCTGTTAAGTTTCTTAAAGCTCTTGGTGTTAAGGTTACTGTGATCAGCACAAGTCCCAAGAAAAAAGAAGAAGCCATTAATACTTTTGGAGCTGATTCTTTCTTAGTAAGCCGTGATCAAGCCCAGATGCAGAGTGGAGTGGGTTCTATGGATGGAATTATTGACACTGTTTCTGCTGATCATCCTCTTGTGCCTTTGATTAGTCTCTTAAAGCCTAATGGCAAATTGGTTTTGGTTGGTGCCCCAACTAAGCCATATGAGCTACCTGCTTTCCCCTTGCTTTTTG GTAGGAAGATGGTGGGAGGTAGTTTCATAGGGGGGATAAAGGAGACACAAGAGATGATTGAATTTGCAGCAAAACATAATATAACGGCAGCGATTGAACGCATTCCTATTGAATATATCAACACTGCAATGGAGCGTCTTCAGAAATCTGACGTTCGTTATCGCTTTGTTATTGACATTGGTAACACATTAAAAGCCGCATAA
- the LOC111913318 gene encoding probable mannitol dehydrogenase has product MGSSPETEHAVKALGYAARDTSGVLSPINFSRRETGDEDVRFKVLYCGVCHSDLHSVRNEWHNAKYPMIPGHEIVGVVTEVGSKVKKVKVGDKVGVGCMVGCCHSCDQCGADQEQYCPKMVQTYNDSSMVTYGGYSDHMVANEHFIVTWPKDYPLDGGAPLLCAGITVYSPIRYYGLDKPGMHVGVVGLGGLGHVAVKFLKALGVKVTVISTSPEKKEEAINTFGADSFLVSRDQAQMQSGVGSMDGIIDTVSADHPLVPLIALLKPNGKLVLVGGPTKPYELPAFPLLFGRKMVGGSLIGGIKETQEMIEFAAKHNITAAIELIPIEYINTAMERLAKTDVRYRFVIDIGTYKVVSKIGRREEISFENKRNKKINF; this is encoded by the exons ATGGGGAGTTCACCTGAGACGGAGCATGCTGTTAAGGCCTTGGGCTACGCCGCCAGAGACACTTCTGGCGTACTCTCCCCCATTAACTTCTCCCGGAG GGAAACAGGGGATGAAGACGTGAGGTTCAAAGTGTTGTACTGTGGAGTCTGTCACTCTGATCTTCACTCTGTCAGAAATGAATGGCACAACGCCAAGTATCCCATGATCCCTGG ACATGAGATTGTGGGTGTGGTGACTGAAGTGGGTAGCAAGGTCAAAAAAGTCAAAGTAGGAGACAAAGTCGGGGTGGGTTGTATGGTCGGGTGTTGCCATTCATGCGATCAATGTGGTGCAGATCAAGAGCAATACTGCCCAAAAATGGTACAAACCTACAATGACTCTTCTATGGTAACCTACGGTGGTTACTCCGACCACATGGTAGCCAACGAACACTTCATCGTCACATGGCCTAAAGACTACCCACTTGATGGTGGTGCGCCTCTGCTGTGTGCTGGAATCACTGTTTACAGCCCAATTCGATATTATGGGCTCGATAAGCCTGGGATGCATGTTGGTGTGGTTGGGCTTGGTGGGTTGGGTCATGTTGCTGTTAAGTTTCTTAAAGCTCTTGGTGTTAAGGTTACTGTGATCAGCacaagtcccgagaaaaaggaagAAGCCATTAATACTTTTGGTGCTGATTCTTTCTTGGTGAGTCGTGATCAAGCCCAGATGCAGAGTGGAGTGGGTTCTATGGATGGAATTATTGACACTGTTTCTGCTGATCATCCTCTTGTGCCTTTGATTGCTCTGTTAAAGCCTAATGGTAAACTGGTTTTGGTTGGTGGTCCAACCAAGCCGTATGAGCTACCTGCTTTCCCTTTGCTTTTTG GTAGGAAGATGGTGGGAGGAAGTTTGATAGGGGGGATAAAAGAGACACAGGAGATGATTGAATTTGCAGCAAAACATAATATAACGGCAGCGATTGAACTCATTCCCATTGAATATATCAACACTGCAATGGAGCGTCTTGCAAAAACTGATGTCCGTTATCGCTTTGTTATCGATATTG